The following are from one region of the Gloeomargarita lithophora Alchichica-D10 genome:
- a CDS encoding DUF3119 family protein: MQTTSPALAVPFTLNPDYRVALGLAGMGLAVTAWSWPTGLGLGAMAAFLGWQSAVLRLTFTETAVVLTRNGAPLREFPYRDWQDWYLFWPGLPVILFFREVHSIHFVPVLFDPLALSRYLAHYCPPTEAR, translated from the coding sequence ATGCAAACCACCTCCCCCGCTTTGGCCGTGCCATTTACCCTCAACCCGGACTATCGGGTGGCATTGGGATTGGCGGGGATGGGTTTGGCGGTAACGGCTTGGTCTTGGCCAACGGGGTTGGGGCTGGGGGCAATGGCGGCGTTTTTGGGCTGGCAGAGTGCTGTTTTGCGGCTCACGTTTACGGAAACAGCGGTGGTGCTGACCCGCAATGGCGCACCTTTGCGGGAATTTCCCTACCGGGATTGGCAGGATTGGTATTTGTTTTGGCCGGGTCTGCCGGTGATTTTATTTTTTCGTGAGGTGCATAGCATCCATTTTGTGCCGGTATTGTTTGACCCGCTGGCATTGAGCCGTTACCTCGCCCACTATTGTCCCCCCACGGAGGCTCGTTGA
- a CDS encoding YcjF family protein: protein MSLTPQEALASIKVLIFMARADGIFRAEEEEILLETCETLALPPDISLLDLVRQDIDLETELAHITTPTAREQVYAAALALACADRNRSVEEREVLARIKQVFAVPTEKTDLLQQLMNDTRSTLLPANIAPISDPTQRDKQVEQVIQNYAIFTAVLGAFPIPGVALVVDIAVLTFQLKMIEEIGRYWGYATQRKDAELLRDGMVGGMGVSLFRIAISNAVKFIPGWGSVVGASLSYASTWGFGKVANQYYASGGKLDAQSLQTAFKQARKEGEQQYQKNQALINQQQQAHAAQISELHQQLQSGAITQAQYEQKLQELGQELSAN, encoded by the coding sequence ATGTCTTTAACGCCCCAAGAAGCCCTGGCCAGTATTAAGGTTTTGATTTTTATGGCCCGCGCCGATGGCATTTTTCGCGCCGAGGAAGAAGAAATTCTCCTGGAAACCTGCGAAACCCTGGCCTTGCCCCCGGACATATCCCTGCTGGATTTGGTGCGCCAAGACATTGACCTGGAGACAGAACTCGCCCACATTACCACCCCCACCGCCCGGGAGCAGGTGTACGCCGCCGCTTTAGCCCTAGCCTGTGCCGACCGCAACCGCTCCGTGGAAGAACGGGAAGTCCTGGCGCGGATTAAACAGGTCTTTGCCGTTCCCACCGAAAAAACCGACCTCCTGCAACAGTTGATGAATGACACCCGCAGTACGTTATTGCCCGCCAACATTGCCCCGATTAGCGACCCCACCCAACGGGATAAACAAGTCGAACAGGTGATCCAAAACTACGCCATTTTTACAGCGGTGCTGGGGGCGTTTCCCATCCCCGGCGTGGCGTTGGTGGTGGATATTGCCGTTTTGACCTTTCAACTAAAAATGATTGAGGAAATTGGCCGTTACTGGGGCTATGCCACCCAACGTAAGGATGCGGAACTTCTGCGGGATGGCATGGTCGGCGGCATGGGGGTATCCCTGTTTCGCATCGCCATTAGTAATGCGGTGAAATTCATCCCCGGCTGGGGGAGTGTGGTGGGCGCGTCCCTGTCCTATGCCTCCACCTGGGGGTTTGGCAAAGTCGCCAACCAATACTATGCTTCCGGGGGTAAACTCGATGCCCAATCCCTACAAACCGCCTTCAAACAAGCCCGCAAAGAAGGCGAACAGCAATACCAAAAAAATCAAGCCCTCATCAATCAACAACAACAAGCCCACGCCGCCCAAATTAGTGAACTGCATCAACAACTCCAGAGTGGTGCCATTACCCAAGCCCAGTACGAGCAAAAACTCCAGGAATTAGGGCAAGAACTGAGCGCCAATTAA
- a CDS encoding LptA/OstA family protein: protein MKGFVIGVLGSLGVAATAVLPLFAQPSPAPTRGGPLTITSDTQEGNARSGIFIARGNVRMVYPSRQVDAVSEMAEYDTRRRIITLRGNVFVQQENNSLRADVVVYTLDTGKIEALPVPQKQVQSVYVIKENPEKPAPQISPTPAPGATIP, encoded by the coding sequence ATGAAAGGATTTGTCATTGGTGTGTTGGGGAGTCTCGGCGTGGCGGCGACAGCGGTTTTGCCCCTATTTGCCCAACCCAGCCCTGCCCCCACCCGGGGAGGCCCCTTGACCATTACCTCCGATACCCAGGAGGGGAACGCCCGCTCCGGGATTTTTATCGCCCGGGGTAATGTGCGGATGGTTTATCCCAGCCGCCAGGTGGATGCGGTGTCAGAAATGGCGGAATACGATACCCGCCGCCGCATTATCACCCTGCGGGGGAATGTCTTTGTCCAGCAGGAAAACAATTCCCTGCGGGCGGATGTGGTGGTCTATACCCTGGATACGGGCAAAATCGAAGCCCTGCCCGTGCCCCAAAAGCAGGTGCAGTCCGTGTATGTGATCAAAGAAAACCCGGAAAAACCCGCTCCCCAAATCAGCCCCACCCCCGCCCCCGGCGCCACCATTCCCTGA
- a CDS encoding photosystem I reaction center subunit II PsaD, with product MTLNLETPAPIFGGSTGGLLRKAEVEEKYAITWTSKKEQVFEMPTGGAATMQEGDNLLYLARKEQCLALGTQLRTKFKTDYKIYRVYPSGEIQFIHPADGVYSEKVNAGRPYVGKKDRRIGENPDPSKVKFSGQAPYDV from the coding sequence ATGACCCTAAATTTGGAAACGCCAGCCCCAATTTTTGGCGGCAGTACGGGCGGTCTGCTCCGCAAGGCCGAAGTTGAGGAGAAATACGCCATCACCTGGACGAGCAAAAAAGAGCAAGTGTTTGAGATGCCCACCGGCGGTGCCGCCACCATGCAGGAGGGGGATAACCTGCTCTACCTGGCGCGCAAGGAGCAATGTCTGGCTTTGGGTACCCAACTGCGTACCAAATTCAAAACCGATTACAAAATTTATCGGGTTTATCCCAGCGGGGAAATTCAATTTATCCACCCCGCCGATGGGGTCTATTCGGAAAAAGTCAATGCGGGTCGTCCCTACGTCGGCAAAAAAGACCGGCGGATTGGCGAAAACCCCGACCCTTCCAAGGTCAAATTCTCTGGGCAAGCCCCCTACGATGTTTAG
- the rpmE gene encoding 50S ribosomal protein L31: MPKPGIHPEWYPEAKVFCNGEVVMTVGSTKPQLQVDIWSGNHPFYTGTQKIIDTEGRVERFMRKYSKSAATGAKPKGTGTDGKTTQAKPTPKK; the protein is encoded by the coding sequence ATGCCCAAGCCTGGAATTCACCCCGAATGGTACCCGGAAGCCAAGGTATTTTGCAACGGTGAGGTGGTGATGACCGTTGGTTCGACCAAACCCCAATTGCAGGTGGATATTTGGTCGGGAAACCATCCTTTTTACACCGGCACCCAAAAAATTATTGATACGGAAGGGCGGGTGGAACGGTTTATGCGTAAGTACAGCAAATCGGCGGCCACCGGTGCGAAGCCCAAGGGAACGGGCACTGACGGTAAAACGACTCAAGCCAAGCCAACCCCTAAAAAATAG
- the rpsI gene encoding 30S ribosomal protein S9, protein MAERVTYWGTGRRKTAIARVRLCPGEGKVTINDREGQDYLQAIPAYLLAVRAPLETLGLENEYDILVNAQGGGLTGQAEAICLGVARALCQLDPENRQPLKAEGYLTRDPRAKERRKYGLRKARKAPQFSKR, encoded by the coding sequence ATGGCAGAACGGGTGACCTACTGGGGCACGGGACGGCGGAAAACGGCAATTGCCCGGGTGCGGCTTTGTCCTGGGGAGGGTAAAGTAACCATCAATGACCGGGAGGGGCAGGATTATTTGCAGGCCATTCCCGCCTATTTGTTAGCGGTGAGGGCACCCCTGGAAACCTTGGGTTTGGAGAATGAATACGATATTTTGGTCAATGCCCAGGGGGGTGGGTTGACCGGTCAGGCGGAAGCCATTTGTTTGGGGGTCGCCCGTGCCCTGTGCCAGCTTGACCCGGAAAATCGGCAACCTTTGAAGGCTGAGGGTTATCTCACCCGTGACCCCCGTGCCAAGGAGCGGCGCAAGTACGGGTTACGCAAGGCTCGCAAAGCCCCGCAGTTCTCCAAGCGTTAA
- the apcD gene encoding allophycocyanin subunit alpha-B yields the protein MALVAQVILHADEELRYPTSGELQSIRDFLATGEQRVRIASTLAENEKKIIDKAVQQLWKLHPEYILPGGNAYGQRQRALCLRDYGWYLRLISYGVVAGDKDPIENIGLVGVREMYNSLGVPVVGMADAIRCLKTASLALLDAEDASAASDYFDYVIQAMS from the coding sequence ATGGCTTTAGTCGCACAGGTGATTTTGCATGCGGACGAGGAACTGCGCTACCCGACCAGCGGGGAATTGCAGTCCATCCGGGATTTTTTGGCTACCGGCGAACAACGGGTTCGCATCGCCAGCACCCTGGCGGAAAATGAGAAGAAGATTATTGACAAGGCGGTTCAACAACTCTGGAAGTTGCACCCGGAGTACATCCTCCCCGGCGGCAATGCCTACGGCCAACGCCAACGGGCTTTGTGTCTGCGGGATTATGGCTGGTATTTGCGGTTGATCTCCTACGGGGTGGTCGCCGGGGATAAGGACCCCATCGAGAACATTGGCCTGGTGGGGGTACGGGAAATGTACAACTCCCTGGGAGTGCCGGTGGTGGGGATGGCGGATGCGATTCGCTGTCTCAAAACCGCTTCCCTGGCCTTGTTGGATGCGGAGGATGCGTCGGCGGCCAGCGATTACTTTGACTATGTGATCCAGGCGATGTCCTAG
- the gloA gene encoding lactoylglutathione lyase, with protein sequence MRLLHTMLRVGDLEASLRFYCDVLGMQLLRRQDYPGGEFTLAFVGYGDEANQTVIELTYNWGQTEYDLGDAFGHIALGVDDIYTMCEQIKAKGGQVVREPGPMKHGSTVIAFVQDPTGYKIELIQLSRHESADNPTLSGATTG encoded by the coding sequence ATGCGGCTGTTGCACACCATGCTGAGAGTTGGGGATTTGGAAGCGTCCCTGCGGTTTTACTGCGATGTCCTAGGAATGCAACTCCTGCGGCGGCAGGACTACCCCGGCGGGGAATTTACCCTGGCGTTTGTGGGCTATGGGGATGAAGCCAACCAAACGGTGATTGAACTCACCTACAACTGGGGACAAACAGAATATGACCTGGGGGATGCCTTTGGTCACATTGCTCTGGGAGTAGATGATATTTATACAATGTGTGAGCAAATTAAAGCTAAAGGCGGTCAAGTCGTCCGAGAACCGGGGCCAATGAAGCATGGTTCAACGGTGATTGCTTTTGTGCAAGACCCCACGGGTTACAAAATCGAACTGATCCAACTCAGTCGCCACGAATCTGCGGATAATCCCACGTTGAGCGGTGCAACGACAGGTTAA
- a CDS encoding DUF3086 domain-containing protein: MEPGDVMAVEAQVQQLQAEITRLQAEKADWQNQVQQAQTQLQQVLPSALRELEERKQKLQISIEQLERRQERIQKEMRSTFAGTSQDIAVRVQGFKDYLRGALQDLVASVEELPLLPAPPSAPVVAPEPTPSLRPTKAAPLKLAAETYADQVEVIEECLEQYRSQPDYYGPAWQLRRTFEPVQEERVRRWFLEQGGRGALRSLGSRLQNILVTAAVISILRQLYDIDLRVLVLANSPERLGEWRRGLQDCLGITRSDFGAEGGILLFEAAEALAQKADRLEREDLVPLIVMDEGDGTVPVGLLQFPLWLTFAPDPKKMRQRLAEDDEFDFKLF; this comes from the coding sequence ATGGAACCTGGGGATGTGATGGCTGTGGAAGCGCAGGTGCAACAGTTGCAGGCGGAGATTACCCGGTTGCAGGCGGAAAAAGCGGACTGGCAGAACCAAGTTCAGCAGGCGCAAACCCAGTTGCAACAGGTTTTACCCAGTGCCCTGCGGGAATTGGAAGAGCGTAAGCAAAAATTACAAATCAGCATTGAGCAGTTGGAGCGGCGCCAGGAACGCATTCAAAAGGAAATGCGCTCCACGTTTGCGGGCACGTCCCAGGATATTGCCGTGCGGGTGCAGGGGTTCAAGGATTATTTGCGGGGGGCACTCCAGGATTTGGTGGCGAGTGTGGAAGAATTGCCCCTACTCCCAGCCCCTCCCAGCGCGCCGGTGGTGGCACCGGAACCCACACCTTCCCTCCGGCCAACGAAAGCGGCTCCCCTGAAATTGGCCGCCGAAACCTATGCCGACCAGGTGGAGGTGATTGAGGAATGTTTGGAGCAATACCGTAGCCAACCGGACTATTACGGGCCGGCCTGGCAGTTGCGCCGCACCTTTGAACCGGTGCAGGAGGAACGGGTACGGCGGTGGTTTTTGGAACAGGGGGGCAGGGGTGCCCTGCGGAGTCTCGGCAGTCGGTTGCAGAATATTCTGGTGACGGCGGCAGTTATTTCTATCCTGCGGCAACTGTATGACATTGACCTGCGGGTGTTGGTGCTGGCCAATAGCCCAGAACGCTTGGGGGAATGGCGCCGGGGGTTGCAGGATTGTTTGGGGATCACCCGGAGTGATTTTGGGGCGGAGGGGGGAATTTTATTGTTTGAAGCCGCCGAAGCCTTGGCACAAAAGGCGGATCGGTTGGAACGGGAGGATTTGGTGCCCTTGATTGTCATGGATGAGGGGGATGGCACCGTGCCCGTGGGTCTGTTGCAGTTTCCCCTGTGGTTGACGTTTGCGCCTGACCCAAAAAAGATGCGGCAAAGATTAGCCGAAGACGATGAATTTGATTTCAAATTGTTTTAG
- a CDS encoding chemotaxis protein CheW — translation MVATPGAFDVQECFAIRVGENVRLALPADLVREVAQIPPGEVCPLPGVPAALLGVVNRTGQLCWVLDLGAFLGLTGVASEAQQLLTTILVTTGNRRLALVVTALEGIFTADQPQVVPLPQQLQQRYRELFQGLVYRRGEALALLLPETVLAHLE, via the coding sequence ATGGTGGCAACCCCTGGGGCTTTCGATGTCCAGGAATGCTTTGCCATCCGGGTGGGGGAGAACGTCCGGTTGGCACTCCCTGCTGACCTGGTACGGGAAGTGGCGCAAATCCCGCCGGGGGAGGTCTGCCCCTTGCCGGGGGTGCCCGCTGCCCTGTTGGGGGTGGTGAATCGCACGGGTCAGTTGTGCTGGGTGCTTGATTTGGGGGCATTTCTCGGCCTGACCGGGGTTGCCTCAGAAGCACAGCAACTTTTGACTACTATCTTGGTCACCACGGGGAACCGCCGGTTGGCCTTGGTGGTAACGGCCTTGGAGGGCATATTTACGGCGGATCAGCCCCAGGTTGTTCCCCTGCCCCAGCAGTTGCAACAGCGGTATCGGGAATTATTTCAGGGGTTGGTCTATCGCCGGGGGGAAGCCCTAGCCCTGCTGTTGCCGGAGACTGTACTGGCGCATCTGGAGTAG
- a CDS encoding glycoside hydrolase family 24 protein, which produces MEGKRTAAKPAVTGFWAALLVGLGLGCWPLLEPQFLTRWLSPPLVMRGGDPYVRALMRTIAVSEAYGPGAYSRIYGGGHLANFSQHPDQCVPIRPGWCSTAAGRYQLLSTTWQEKAQRYHPQGYSFNFAPEFQDQVVYRWLSDPTAWDLNVATTLRRGELEPVLRELSTTWTSLGYGAESNRLTPLLPWVYQQVLREELAQK; this is translated from the coding sequence ATGGAGGGCAAACGCACCGCAGCCAAGCCAGCGGTAACCGGTTTTTGGGCGGCACTCCTGGTGGGACTGGGGCTGGGCTGTTGGCCTTTGCTGGAACCCCAGTTCCTCACCCGCTGGCTCTCGCCGCCTTTGGTGATGCGGGGGGGTGACCCTTATGTGCGGGCATTGATGCGGACGATTGCGGTGAGTGAAGCCTACGGTCCTGGTGCCTACAGTCGCATTTATGGGGGCGGGCATCTTGCTAATTTCAGCCAGCATCCCGACCAATGTGTGCCGATTCGCCCCGGTTGGTGTTCGACGGCGGCGGGGCGGTATCAATTGCTTTCTACTACTTGGCAGGAAAAAGCCCAACGCTACCATCCCCAGGGGTACAGCTTTAATTTTGCGCCGGAATTTCAAGACCAGGTGGTGTATCGGTGGCTGAGCGACCCCACCGCCTGGGATTTGAATGTGGCGACTACCCTGCGCCGGGGGGAATTAGAGCCGGTTTTGCGCGAATTATCCACCACCTGGACAAGTTTGGGTTATGGAGCCGAATCCAATCGGTTGACACCCCTGTTACCCTGGGTTTATCAACAGGTTTTGCGGGAAGAGTTGGCGCAAAAATGA
- the clpB gene encoding ATP-dependent chaperone ClpB produces MQPNDPNKFTESAWNAIVQAVESTKQQQQQQIESEHLLFALLNAEGLANSICQRLNINPQQLRDKVELLVRRNPKITGGDGQVYIGNSLDKLLDRAEQYRQQLKDDFIAVEHLLLAYSQDDRCGKKLLQEFGISGDQKLKETIQQIRGSQTVKSRNAEANYEALEKYGRDLTRQASEGKLDPVIGRDDEIRRMIQILSRRTKNNPVLIGEPGVGKTAIVEGLARRVISGDVPESLQNRQVISLDMGALIAGAKYRGEFEDRLKSVLKEVTNSEGQIILFIDEIHTVVGAGATEGAMDAGNLLKPMLARGELRCIGATTLDEYRKYIEKDAALERRFQQVYVHEPNVEDTISILRGLKDRYETHHNVKISDSALIAAATLSNRYISDRFLPDKAIDLVDEAAAKLKMETTSKPEELDEIDRKILQLEMERLSLQKEENLASKERVNKLERELAELKAKQQEFNAQWQAEKEILDQRKAIKESLDQIDVEIQQAEREYDLNRAATLKYGKRTELEKKLQMTEQKFQELQTSGVNLLREEVIEGDIAEIIAKWTGIPVAKLVASEKERLLHLEDELHRRVIGQEAAVTVVAEAIQRSRAGLSDPNRPIASFIFLGPTGVGKTELAKALAEYLFDSETALVRIDMSEYMERHTVARLIGAPPGYIGYEEGGQLTEAIRRRPYAVILFDEIEKAHEDVFNIMLQILDDGRLTDSQGRTVDFKNTVIIMTSNLGSQYILDLAGQPEKDEELRTRMMAVLRENFRPEFLNRIDETIIFQSLTKAQLRQIVTLQVQRLQKRLQEQKITLELTETAVDFLAEVGYDPVYGARPLKRAIQRHLETLLARELLKGTCQEGDTIRVDVVAERLACQRV; encoded by the coding sequence ATGCAACCCAATGACCCCAATAAATTTACGGAAAGTGCCTGGAATGCCATTGTGCAGGCGGTGGAATCAACCAAACAACAGCAACAACAACAAATTGAATCCGAACATTTACTATTCGCATTACTCAACGCCGAAGGCTTAGCCAATAGCATCTGTCAACGGCTAAATATCAACCCCCAGCAACTCCGGGACAAGGTGGAACTACTCGTGCGCCGCAACCCCAAAATCACCGGTGGGGATGGGCAGGTTTATATTGGCAATAGTCTGGATAAACTCCTGGATCGGGCGGAGCAATACCGGCAACAGTTAAAAGATGATTTCATTGCCGTAGAACATTTACTTTTGGCCTACAGTCAAGATGACCGCTGTGGCAAAAAATTACTCCAGGAATTTGGGATTAGTGGCGATCAAAAACTCAAGGAAACCATTCAACAGATTCGGGGGAGTCAAACCGTGAAAAGTCGTAATGCCGAAGCCAATTACGAAGCCCTAGAAAAGTACGGTCGGGACCTGACCCGCCAAGCCAGCGAAGGGAAACTTGACCCGGTGATCGGTCGGGATGATGAAATTCGGCGCATGATCCAAATCCTCTCCCGGCGCACCAAAAATAATCCCGTCTTAATCGGGGAACCGGGGGTGGGGAAAACCGCCATTGTCGAAGGTTTAGCCCGCCGAGTCATCAGTGGTGATGTACCGGAATCTTTGCAAAATCGGCAGGTGATTAGTTTGGATATGGGGGCCTTGATTGCCGGGGCAAAATACCGGGGCGAATTTGAAGACCGATTAAAATCCGTACTCAAAGAAGTCACCAATTCGGAAGGGCAAATTATCCTGTTTATAGATGAAATTCATACGGTGGTGGGAGCCGGTGCCACCGAAGGAGCGATGGATGCGGGTAATTTGCTGAAACCGATGCTGGCGCGGGGAGAATTGCGTTGTATTGGAGCCACCACGTTAGATGAATATCGCAAATATATTGAAAAAGATGCGGCCTTAGAACGGCGGTTTCAGCAGGTGTATGTCCATGAACCCAACGTAGAAGATACCATTTCCATTCTACGGGGATTGAAAGACCGTTACGAAACCCACCATAATGTGAAAATTTCCGACTCGGCCTTGATTGCCGCCGCCACCCTATCCAATCGTTATATCAGTGACCGATTTTTACCCGATAAGGCGATTGATTTGGTGGATGAGGCCGCCGCCAAACTGAAAATGGAAACCACCTCCAAACCGGAAGAATTGGATGAGATTGACCGGAAAATTCTCCAGTTAGAAATGGAGCGTTTGTCCCTCCAAAAAGAAGAGAATTTAGCTTCCAAAGAACGGGTGAATAAACTGGAGCGGGAGTTGGCCGAACTAAAAGCCAAACAACAGGAATTTAACGCCCAATGGCAGGCGGAAAAAGAGATTCTTGACCAACGTAAAGCAATTAAAGAATCCCTGGATCAAATTGATGTGGAAATTCAACAGGCGGAGCGGGAATACGACCTGAACCGTGCCGCTACCTTGAAGTATGGCAAACGCACCGAATTGGAAAAAAAATTGCAAATGACGGAGCAAAAATTCCAGGAATTGCAAACCTCCGGGGTGAATTTATTGCGGGAGGAAGTGATTGAGGGGGATATTGCCGAAATTATTGCCAAATGGACGGGGATTCCGGTCGCCAAACTCGTTGCTTCCGAAAAAGAACGCCTTTTACACCTAGAAGATGAACTGCACCGGCGGGTGATTGGTCAAGAGGCGGCAGTAACGGTGGTGGCCGAGGCGATCCAGCGTTCCCGGGCGGGGCTTTCTGACCCGAATCGTCCCATCGCCAGCTTTATTTTCCTGGGGCCAACGGGGGTGGGTAAAACCGAATTGGCGAAAGCCCTGGCGGAGTATCTATTTGATAGCGAAACGGCGCTGGTGCGGATTGATATGTCCGAGTATATGGAACGGCATACGGTTGCCCGTTTGATTGGTGCCCCGCCGGGGTACATTGGCTACGAAGAAGGCGGGCAACTCACCGAGGCAATTCGCCGTCGTCCCTATGCGGTGATTTTATTTGATGAAATCGAAAAAGCCCACGAGGATGTGTTTAATATCATGTTGCAAATCCTCGATGATGGGCGGTTGACCGATTCCCAAGGCCGTACGGTGGATTTCAAAAACACGGTGATTATTATGACCAGCAATTTGGGTTCCCAGTACATTCTTGACCTGGCGGGACAACCGGAAAAAGATGAGGAACTCCGCACACGGATGATGGCCGTATTGCGGGAAAATTTCCGCCCCGAATTTCTCAACCGCATTGATGAAACCATCATTTTCCAAAGTTTAACCAAAGCCCAACTGCGGCAAATTGTTACCCTGCAAGTGCAACGGTTGCAAAAACGTTTACAAGAACAAAAAATCACCCTGGAGTTAACCGAAACCGCCGTGGATTTCCTGGCCGAGGTGGGCTACGACCCAGTATATGGGGCACGGCCTCTGAAACGGGCGATCCAGCGGCATTTGGAAACCCTGCTGGCGCGCGAATTGCTCAAAGGTACCTGTCAAGAAGGCGATACCATCCGGGTGGACGTGGTAGCGGAGCGGTTGGCCTGCCAGCGAGTGTAA
- a CDS encoding DUF58 domain-containing protein produces MDFHRWFHGLPRRFTFTRIGGIFTGVTVLVSIGAFNTGNNLLYLLFGMLLSLMIASGVLSEEVMKGVVVERGFPGQIFAGAPALVTLKVENRKRRIPTFSITITDRLPGVTCPENYFLKVDARRTAQVSYRVTFPRRGWWMLEGYEISTRFPFDLFCKVRVMREPVSVLVYPSLGQPPNLSFLSLVGQGTRPQIQAGGDGEFLSLRDFRSGDDARRIHWKASARRDTWLLRDLERQDSEELTLYFYPVAPAATEPQRLEQGVSTCAGLAQELLQRGYPVALVTPGERTAMGRGLGHLDAILRVLAVVEFSAQPAPTPPNLTAQDRCIVLSAGGLPNLSAAQLLALVPF; encoded by the coding sequence ATGGATTTTCACCGGTGGTTTCATGGTCTGCCCCGCCGGTTTACCTTTACCCGGATTGGGGGTATTTTTACCGGTGTGACGGTGCTGGTGAGCATTGGGGCGTTCAACACCGGCAATAACCTGCTGTACCTGCTCTTCGGGATGTTGCTGAGCCTGATGATTGCCAGCGGGGTGCTTTCGGAGGAGGTGATGAAGGGGGTGGTGGTGGAGCGGGGGTTTCCTGGCCAGATTTTTGCCGGGGCACCGGCTCTCGTAACCCTCAAGGTGGAGAACCGAAAGCGGCGCATTCCCACCTTTTCAATTACCATTACAGACCGTTTGCCGGGGGTGACCTGCCCGGAGAATTATTTTTTGAAGGTGGATGCCCGCCGGACAGCCCAGGTCAGTTATCGGGTGACCTTTCCCCGGCGGGGTTGGTGGATGCTGGAGGGCTATGAAATCAGCACCCGGTTTCCCTTTGATTTGTTTTGCAAAGTGCGGGTCATGCGGGAACCGGTGTCGGTGTTGGTTTATCCATCCCTGGGGCAACCGCCGAATTTGAGTTTTTTGTCCCTGGTCGGTCAAGGTACCCGTCCCCAAATTCAGGCCGGGGGCGATGGGGAATTTCTCTCCCTGCGGGACTTTCGCAGTGGCGATGATGCCCGCCGCATTCACTGGAAAGCCTCGGCACGGCGGGACACCTGGTTACTGCGGGACTTGGAACGCCAGGACAGCGAGGAATTAACCCTGTACTTTTATCCGGTGGCACCGGCGGCTACGGAACCCCAACGCTTGGAACAGGGGGTGAGCACCTGTGCGGGTTTGGCTCAAGAGCTTTTGCAACGGGGGTACCCGGTGGCACTGGTCACCCCCGGCGAACGGACGGCAATGGGGCGGGGGTTGGGTCATTTGGATGCGATCCTGCGGGTTTTAGCGGTGGTAGAATTTTCCGCCCAGCCCGCCCCCACCCCCCCGAATTTAACCGCCCAGGATCGCTGTATTGTCCTTTCTGCAGGGGGTCTGCCCAACCTATCTGCGGCGCAACTCCTGGCACTGGTGCCCTTCTAA
- the rplM gene encoding 50S ribosomal protein L13: MNTTHTPSMATLEPIWYVIDAKGQRLGRLATAVARVLRGKNKPIYTPFLDTGDYVIVVNAKDIEVTGKKRSQKLYRRHSGRPGGMKMETFAQLNARIPERIIEEAVRGMLPKNRLGRSLFTKLRVYPGPNHPHEAQQPQVMQLEAA; this comes from the coding sequence ATGAACACCACCCACACTCCTTCAATGGCGACCCTAGAGCCGATCTGGTATGTCATAGATGCCAAGGGTCAACGCCTGGGACGGTTGGCGACGGCGGTGGCACGGGTTTTGCGGGGCAAAAACAAGCCCATCTATACCCCGTTTTTGGATACGGGGGACTACGTGATTGTGGTCAATGCCAAGGATATTGAAGTCACCGGCAAAAAGCGTTCCCAGAAGCTATACCGGCGGCACTCCGGGCGACCGGGGGGGATGAAGATGGAAACCTTTGCCCAACTCAATGCCCGCATCCCCGAACGGATTATTGAGGAAGCGGTGCGGGGAATGTTGCCCAAAAATCGCCTGGGGCGGTCATTATTTACCAAATTGCGGGTCTATCCGGGGCCGAACCATCCCCACGAGGCGCAACAACCACAAGTCATGCAACTGGAGGCGGCATAA